Below is a genomic region from Henckelia pumila isolate YLH828 chromosome 3, ASM3356847v2, whole genome shotgun sequence.
CGACATGCTTAATGAATATGTTCCTCTATGTTCTTCTTTACATCCGTTGAATGTAAgatgttttcaaaaaatttactAGTAAGAAATCCACTAACTCGAAGTAATTTCCTTCGAACTATGGATTGAAAGCTTATTGGATTTTGTTTCAAAGACAGATTTGAGACCAagggttttgatttgatttccagagttgaagaaccaaaaccaaaacaattttcgattttGGTTTCAAAGCCAGAACTAAGACCAAGGGCTTCGAATTGATCTCTAAAAAAAATGATGGAAAATATATGAGACTTGTCATGATTAATCATGACCTTAAACTAATCTTATTAAGTTTATATTTCAGAAGAAACCTAAATTCTTATAACATTTCATAAAATTTGATCATCTCAACTCTCAAGAATTATACCGTCATTTTTCCCTCGTATTTGCCTCATCTTTTGCCATCTATCATATTGCAAGTGCTAACCAACATCCGGATAGTGTGAATACTTGGATCCACAAAAGGATATATGGGTTTTACATATTTTGTGGAAATTATAGATTTGATGATGAAGATAATACAAGGATGTTCATGGTGGCTTTAGATTAAACCCCCAAATACTCATCTGAAGCAAAAACATTGATGAATCCCACTATCCCGCTTCTATGATCTATCTAATGGAAAGAAACTTCACATTTCACCAGCTGAGAAATATCTCCTTACCAGAGAGGGCAGTATATGAGCTAAAATATGTATTTTCCATATGAACAATCCTTACCAGAGAGGGCGGTATATGAGCTAAAATATGTATTTTCCATAAGAACAACCACATCAACGACGAAACTTAATTCTTATCTTTCATCAAAAATGTCAACGCAGGAAATGTAATCGATTTAATTTATCTCTGCGTCTCAACTAAAGGATGTGTGAGTGGACAGAAATTGATCGTCTTTTTTCACATTCACTAGTTTAGACTTTCCGATCAAAAATTCTTCCCCAGTTCAACTTTTTTCATCAGCTTGAATGTGTTGTGCAGAATCGAGTCCAAGATTCCGGCAACCTGAAAACAAGCGAATATAAAGCTAGAGTCTCACAGATAATGAAAAAACAAGATGTGACTCAAAAAGGAAACGAGTACGAAAAGAGGTAGAGGCGAAATTTGACACCAACCGTAAAAACACCTCCGATGATAGCGCAGACATTTGTAAGGAAGTGTGAAAAGGACTTCGAATCTTCAGTTATTAAGACCTAATATTTAGAGGAAAAGTAAATGGTGAAACAATGAGAGACCGTTAGAGTACTGGCATTAAAATGAAAGTTTGTGTAGACTGGTTTAATACCTGCATTGGTGATGGTTCATAATGAAATTTTGCCACGGGGATATCAAGACTGTGAACCAAACTACTGTGGGCTGTGTATTCATACTCCTCAACCAATTTATAAGATCTAGTCATCACCTCACTTTTCACAACTTGAAGATAATGCTCAATCTGCATATATGCACGAAAGTAAATGAATTGATTGTATTTTTTATCCGTAACTGAGTGGTTAAATGGTTTTCAAGGATCGAGATTACAGAAAAATGATGGTGGTTTGGTTTTTACTGCTACCACACAAGAAAATCATCCTGAAGAAAGATGTGTACGGGATCCCAAGTATATTACAGTGGCACACTGAGAAATCATTAACAATCTACGGTAGGGAATAAAAAGATCACGGCTAAAGAGGAACTCACAGTCACATTTGCATTTGAATCACTCGGATTACTGATATATGATAGGCCATTTAATCTGTCATAGCTTCCACCAAGATATGGCCACATTCTCTTGAGATCATTCATTACCCTTGGAGAGATCAGTTTACCGAAAGAAAAATGGGTAATGACATGCGACATGTTCATCTGAGAAGCATCAAAAGAATGGGCAGCTGAACGAGCAGATATGACAAGATTTCCTGGAACCTGCAAAGCCGGAAGGAAGCTAAAGATTACACATGCATGTGATTGTGAAATGCGTTAATGTGTTAAACCATCAGCGAACATGTACTGTCACCTTCTTCACACGTACAAAACCCTCAATTCTACATCCTCCGGCTACAGGTGCAGGCCTTTTTGTATCATTTTTCGTCTCAGATGATGAATGCTCTGACGCATTTTGTAACTGCAAAGAAATAGGTGCCACCAAATCTTCCATTGTCTGCAGGGAACAAATTTCACTTCAATTTCTTTTAGGAGAATAATTAAGCTCATTAATATATTAACCAAGCAACCAAAACGTCTTGTTCTCTCATCCCATGCTGAGAATTTggcaattaattttttttgcagGCACAAGTTGTACTCTGATCTACCTTATTCACTGAATTCACATTATTCACATTGATGAAAATCTTTTACCAGCTAAAGCTGTGAGCTTTCTCACCTTAACTAGAGTATCTGTATCCCGATCACCATAATATGATTCATGATCATGATGACCATGATCTTCTCTGTGCCCAAAAAAAGGGAAGAAACCAACAATACCGAGTTATTTAAATATGACATTAGATGATTAAAAACTAATAGAAAAAGTATTCAACTGCGAATTTCACAAAATATGGTAAGATTAACCAAGGAATAAAAAGATGTGAAGGAAGAATAGTTTTCATGATAAAAGAAAATCTGATTTGTTATTCAAGATGTTAACTGGATTCTAGGAATGAACATACCTGAAAGTACTCTAGAAAGCATCCAATGgagaacaaaaataaaagagaCAATAACTTACTTTACATCGCTCCCTTTACGAAAGATGCGAATTGATGGATACCCTTGTATATGATTCCTGCATATTTCCAAAGAGGACTACTGAGGGAAGAAAAGATGAACGGAATCTAAATGTACAAGTGCAACCATAGGAACATGTGACTAGTTGCCTCTAGAAGTTGGATCGTTGAGATTGCATGAAAACTCCACAAAGAAGGGAATAATGCAACCTAAAATTGCACGTGAAATATGACAAGCTAGAATATCTATCGCAACCAACAAATGTCAAAAGATTTTCTCAACGTGAGAAGTTTTCATAACCACCATAAAGAATGGAACAGAAGCAAATTACTTAAGATAAACAATAAATGATGTGATCAGAATGAAGAGATAACATGGAATCTCATGGTGAATTGCTGCATCACTACCTATATAACATGGGATCTCAGGGTGCAATATTACAATATTACATAAAGAAATGTACTAAAGTCACGCAACAATGGTCCAAGGAAACAGGCACAACAGACTACACCACAGTGGGTGCCAAAACACAGTCCTACTGTTAGGAAGCATAAAGAAAAAATAGTCTAATGCATGCTGAAATTACAAGGAAACACATCTATCAATAAAATAGTACATGCTCAGAGATAGCCTAGTGAGTAACCAAATAGTCACAGTAGAACTCCTCGTAATGACACATAGTAAGAAATTGAACATTTATCTAGCAAGTACCTCCTACAGAGATCGATTTCTTCAGTGCAATCAACTTTCCCCATGATAATACGCCCATCAATTTCTGGGTCATATCtacaaaagaaaaaagaagCTTCCTCTCagcattttgatatgaaaatacTACGACAACGAGTCTCATTGCAATCTCAGAATATAATGTTTTGCATAGACACAGGTttacaaggaaaaaaaaattgaaattgccAGAGCAACAGGATGCAGGATTGCGCACCtttctttaattattttggcAGCTTTCTCCCATGAAGGTTTCTGCAACAAACAGGGTGGGACACAATTGTGAGAAAATTTGAAGTATCCACCATCATATTGACCGACTGTCAATGTGAAGTTCCAAATGTTGAAGATCACAATTTAAGGCTGCCAAAACATTAAGAAGAGTCGGAATACCAGGCGGTTGCTCCAGTAGCACCACGGAGCAAAAAAATTTACCACCAATATAGCATGCCTACAGTAAAAAAAAAGAATGCCATGAGAACTTCAGAAGAAAGGATAACCACCCAAGAGAGTTTTAATTTAAAAGATTATAACATGAATCTGAAATACAGAAATAAAAGTCAACTAAATTTTACTTACTGATGGGAAATTCTATCAAAATTGCGTGCATTTAGTGAAACAGAACCTTCCCCGTACTCTTCGTCAACATCATCGTCATGTTTAACTGAATTTGAAATAGGTCCAGACCGAAATTCAGAGCCAGTAGGATTTAGTTTGGAATCTATTGAGTACTTGTGGACGGTCTTTGTTATGTTCAACCTATTCTGTAAAAAAGAGGTCAGTTCAGCACATTCAAACGATGaacaaataatttaaacataaaATCCAAAAGCTTTAAAAAGAAGCAAATAATTTGATGGCCCTCTTCAGGAAGGCCACAACATagtacatatatttttttgtttctcTGCAAACAATTTAacaagtctgtcagtttaggaTTATCTATTTCTAGAGAAATAATAGACTGGAACATAAGTAGGATCCTATAATTGTACTTTTAGGAGGTTTCTATATAGTACTTCTCCAAGACAAAATGTCCTAGGTTTTAACAATTCGCTTTTTAACAAGATCACCAATTTTTTACCTTACACATTTAAGATTAAATATCCctgaatttaattattatttttcagtacattatttaaataaaatattaataaataaaaatactttAGTGATTTTATTAAATTGAAAAGGATATATCAGCAAAACTATCAATTCATAAAGTAAAACCATTTTAagtaatttcataaataaaaaatttctgaaactccAAAGAACCACTCACTCCATGTTTTCACTCAAAAGGTAAATAACTGTTTCTCCGTACACAAAACCAAGAGACAAAAATGTCAGTGCTCCTAAAATAGACCTAATACACTTCTCATTTATCTCGAAACAAACTCTAATTGTATAGTTTTATAAAACGGATGCTAGAAAGGAAAAGCTACATATAGCCTGAGCATCCATATGTTTCTCAAATTTCTACTTAAAAAACTAACTAAAAGTCTAAAAGACATGAAAGCAATCAAAACttaaaatacttgaaaaaaCTCAAAACCCTGATCATTTATTAGAATAATTTCTTCAACTTCTCAGGCCGTTGCTAGTCATTTTATTGTAAATTAAGGCCACAGCTAATCAGCTATATAGCAGGAGTAGCACGGGGTTACTCCAACATAGGGAGTTTTGAGGCGAGGAAGGAATATTGTCCAACTGACTCCCGATAAAATCATCTACAGTCTCAGTAAATGTCTTACGAGTCCAAATCAAAGATCCCAGCCACTTCTGGCAAACCATCCGTTTTGCAGTGCAGAATTCAAAACTTAGAGAAATTTTGAATGAGAATCACAATAATCCTTTTTACCGTAATGTTAATATTTTAGCAgcaaaagacaaaaaaaatagaCGCCAGTTATGAACACACAAGTGCACCACACCGATAAGATCAACACACTGATTAATGTGCAGACTTCCAATTGAGTCTAAAAGAAAGTTATCTGAACAAGTCATTCATCCTAATTGAATTTAGAACAAACGCAAAATTAAGTGTAATCTGCATAAAGTTATCAAAACTCCAAAGAAAACGCTTAAGAAATCAATAATGTAACTTACTGTTCCCAAGACATCACTAACATCAACAGATGCAAATTCACATGACAATGCTGGAAAACTACatgaaaatcataacaagtcgTCAGAAAAAAAACCAaggaaaattcatataaaatgcAACGTTGCAGATACAATTCAGGGAAAAATGGAAAATAAAAGAATCTAACAACTCTCCCAAAAGTAGAGAATGACCCACAAATAGTAGACATATTATGGTCCTCAGAAGGCCAAATGGAATTTATGCACCCTCAAGCTAGCACATCAAAATCTAGGAGCACAACAAAACCAACCACAAAAATCAGGAATAGAGATTATAAGATCCAAAATAATTCATACTCATCAGTGTGGTTGCTTAAAGTGTGTTATGCGAAATCTTCTGCAATTGAAaaggaattaaataaataagcgtTAGCCTTGACAGCAGCAATAGCTGTTATGCAAGAAGAATATAAATGCTACTTTTTGACTAAAATGGATTCTTAATTTGGTAAAAACAATTCTTGTACTGCAACAGCTGATGATGTTAATGCTTCTAGAGAGCTATCAATGATGAAACGTCAGAACAAATAATTCTGTTGAAGTAGCCAACTGGCTCCCTTGATGAATTTttcatatttgaaaaaataaaacagaaacTAAAGAAAAAATAGTTCAGACTTCTATATTTCATAAAAATTGCTACCTCTAAGAGAAGTAGAAGTTGAACATTTGTTTTTACCTTACAAACTGAAATATCAAATGGTACAAAATAGGATAGAAACAATCAACACCCAAATGGTAACATGTAATTTACTGAGAAAAAAACGCCAACAGTGTCTCGAGATCGAGATCAAATAGCCAGGAAACTCCAGCCCCtaattgtattaaaaaaataataataatttgcaCATAATTTTACCTTATATTAAAGTCAATTCGTAAAAAGTCCCCATCAGAGCTCTTATCAACAACAACTGCTGTAGAGGTGCTCACTCGCAAATAATCATTCAGTTCCTACGAAAATATCACAAAACGCGAGGAGGATATTTTACTATGCAGAGCTGATAAGAGTGGTATCAATCAACCACTGATAAAATGCATCACTACAGAATGGtaaggaaaagaaaagacatTAAAGCAAACTGTGCTGGACAATAGACCAACGAAAATACAAGCATTTGTTCTCTCTATCAGTTTATGAACGATTCTACAATCATTTACCAACCCATATTCTTACCATTCCAAATAAGAGCATCATGCAAAATGCTGCTATAATTGACAGTCCAGCACCTGATAATGATGCCTCGGTCAAGTCTCTGGGAATTTTCCTGCATGTATATATAACAAAAAGGGTAAAATATGTCTGCACAACAATTAAATTACCTGGCAATTTACTCATTTCAGTTTATCTCACTAGAACCCACTATCATGACAAATCATTACATGTATTAGCAAATTTTTGCACGCAATCAGTgcacaaaattaatttatatataaaacatATGTTTATATAAAATAACTTTTTTGTGTGAAATATAATGAGGTTAGTAATTTTTAAAGTTGATATTTgaggttttattttattgaattgaattgcaATTGAAATCATTCAATAAATAATGGAATTAAGGGGAAGGGGTATTTTTGTATGTCATGAGAGACCAACTAATGTGCTCTTACTTAACATATAGTATATAGATACACATAGAGTTATGGGAATATGGTTAACAGACATGCTGAACACATTTTTAAGCTTTCCATTAAAACATCTCAACCGGACTAGTGACTTTGAAGTTTGAACATCCACATTACAGTAATCTGGAAAatctttataaattataatacatTAGGTGAGAAGTTAGAATTTGGGATTGTAATTCGATATGCAATAGTTATTTCTCAACATCCTGTCAATGAAAAAAATACCTAGGTTTCTAGGAATTTGATATTCTGCAAAAACCAAGCCATGACAGATGAAAATCCCGCTGGTAGTTAGGGAAAACGAGGTTTCTACTGCTTTTCATACCACAGGTCATTCTGAGTACCAACTAGCACAAAGTATCAGAGGGAAATCTGGAATTCCACTCAGTTGTGGACTACATAAGACAGCCATAAATGTTCCATCTCATGTAACTATTTGGCTTATAATATATTGCAAATCAATTAGAAGATGATTTCTACAGCTGATGTTATGATCTCTACACCAAACATTCTCAAGAACTGTCATTGGATGAGTTTTAGCTTGCAAACATACAGGACAGAGCAGCAAGCAAACAAATCATTAATGTTGAAGGCATTCATACAGGAACGATATTATGCATAATaagaatatgagaaaatatttactCTAGATAATCCAGAGATATCTAACAGGGAAAAACAGCACAGTCTTCAATTAGGATATCCAGAAGTAACGGGTCAAGCTACTTAACCCATATAAAAACTATTACcgaaacaacaataataaaacacGGATCTAATCAACTTTCAATTGAATACCAAACCAAAATAAGAGAACACCcaatcatttaatattttgcAGAGATAATGTTTACTTTTGAAACCCGCTCCACCAACAGATTGCAAATATCACCCATTCAGGACAAAACCTTGAATCATGACGGGTGAAACTTGAACTTCTCAAAAATTTACATAAATAAGTACATTTTTTCTCATTTGGGAGGAACTACCACCTCCCTGCTCCCTATATCTATTTTTCACAAGAAAATTACCCATACAGAATCAATTGAACTCTATCGGCTGATCAATAATCAGAGCAAAAGGGTCCGTTTAACTCCATTTGCAGGATGGCCTAGCAGATATCCTACACTCAATTGGTCGcataagccaaaacaatcagAAGCAAAAATACTAACAGAATGCTACATTATATCTACAATTTCTAAGTTATACGACTGAGAATGATCAAACATAAAACTACAAATCACTCGTACACGATAAACAAATGAAACGTAACGCGAAATTCGtccgaaataaaaaaaaaacgccGAATGCAAATAAGAAAAACGGCAGCTGACCTGTAGAAATCCACAGATTTTATTTTACTCGTGGAGACCATGATTAACCCCTGGAGGAAAACAAAGTGATCTCTGACGATTCTCGATAATTACAGATCTGTGGAATGCGTCGGTTATACTCTTGTATATATTAATGGATttaattcaatacaaaaatcaaaacatatccaTTATGTATTCTGCACTATAATATTTGTTTTCCCCTTCCGAAGCGCTTCGGCTTCGTTTTGCTGT
It encodes:
- the LOC140890518 gene encoding protein disulfide isomerase-like 5-4, which gives rise to MVSTSKIKSVDFYRKIPRDLTEASLSGAGLSIIAAFCMMLLFGMELNDYLRVSTSTAVVVDKSSDGDFLRIDFNISFPALSCEFASVDVSDVLGTNRLNITKTVHKYSIDSKLNPTGSEFRSGPISNSVKHDDDVDEEYGEGSVSLNARNFDRISHQHAILVVNFFAPWCYWSNRLKPSWEKAAKIIKERYDPEIDGRIIMGKVDCTEEIDLCRRNHIQGYPSIRIFRKGSDVKEDHGHHDHESYYGDRDTDTLVKTMEDLVAPISLQLQNASEHSSSETKNDTKRPAPVAGGCRIEGFVRVKKVPGNLVISARSAAHSFDASQMNMSHVITHFSFGKLISPRVMNDLKRMWPYLGGSYDRLNGLSYISNPSDSNANVTIEHYLQVVKSEVMTRSYKLVEEYEYTAHSSLVHSLDIPVAKFHYEPSPMQVLITEDSKSFSHFLTNVCAIIGGVFTVAGILDSILHNTFKLMKKVELGKNF